The segment CAGCATTCCGGGCCACGGCTGGCGAATCACGAGGAATCCGCCCTGGTTGGCGTCGCAGCTTCGGCCGTCGGCATCGACGATGTCGATGTCGATGCCCGGAAGCGGGATCGTGCAGGACCCCGGCTTGGTGGCCACCGCACCGGGAAGCGGAGAGACCATGATGCCACCGGTCTCGGTCTGCCACCACGTGTCGACGATGGGGCAGCGATCGCCGCCGATCGTCTCGCGGTACCACATCCACGCTTCGGGATTGATCGGCTCGCCGACGCTGCCGAGAAGGCGAAGGCTCGACAGGTCGTGCTTCTTCGGATGCTCGTCGCCCCAGCGCATGAACGAGCGGATCGCGGTCGGCGCCGTGTACAGGATCGTGATCCGGTGCTTCTCGATGATGGACCAGAAGCGGTCGGGAGCCGGGAAGTTGGGCACTCCTTCGTACATGACGGCAGTGGCGCCGTTGAGCAGTGGTCCGTAGACGAGGTAGGTGTGCCCGGTGACCCAGCCGCAGTCTGCGGTGCACCAGTAGACGTCGTCGTCCTTCAGGTCGAAGACCATGCGCGTCGTGTGGAACGCCTGCACCATGTAGCCGCCGGTCGTGTGGACGACTCCCTTCGGCTTTCCGGTGGTACCCGACGTGTACAGGATGAACAGCGGGTGCTCGGCCTCGACGGGCTCCGCGTCGGCCGGCGTCGCGGTCTCCACGACGTCATGCCACCACACGTCGCGGCCCGGCTTCCACTCGATGGCGTTGCCCGCACGCTTGAGCACGACGACGTGCTCGACGCTCGGGCACTGGGCCGCCGCCTCGTCGACGATGCCTTTGAGCGCGAGCACGCTGCCGCGCCGGTAGCCGCCGTCGGCGGTGACGATGACTTTCGTCTTCGCGTCGTTGCAGCGGTCCCTCAGCGAGTCGGCAGAAAAACCGCCGAAGACCACCGAATGCGTCGCGCCGATGCGCGCGCACGCGAGCATGGCCACCGGAAGCTCGGGCACCATCGGCATGTAGATGCCGACGCGGTCGCCCTTTTGTACGCCGAGCGCACGCAGGGCGCCGGCAAAGCGGCAGACCTCGCGGTGAAGCTCCTCGTACGTCAGCTTCCGCGTCTCGCCCGGCTCCCCTTCCCAGAGGATTGCCGTCTTGGTGCGATGCGGGCCCGACAGGTGACGGTCGAGGCAATTGAAGCTGAGATTGGTCGTCGCACCGTCGAACCAGCGCGCGAAAGGCGGCTTCCAGTCGAGCACTTTCGTCCACGGCTGGAACCACGTGAGCTCGCTGGCAATCGATGACCAGTACGCTTCGGGGTCGGCTGCGGCCTGACGGCGCATCTCGGTGTATTCATCGGCGCTGCCGACGCGCGCCGTCGCGGCAAACGATGCCGGCGGCGCGAAGACGCGCGACTCCTGAAGCTGGGACTCGATGTTGTCGGCCATGAGGGTGAAGCTCCGCGCGAGGCTGGCCCAGTCGTAGTGACCCGGGACTGTCTGGTCCGCGGCGGGGTTCTAGCGGCCGAGCAACTGAATGTAAACGCACTGCGACCGCAAGCGGCTCGACTCAAAAGCCCATTACAGTTAAGGACTTTCCCGGTGGGGATCCAAGTACATGACGAAGGCCGGACCCGCGCTGCCGCCGCCGTCGCGGGCATCGGCGCCGCCGCCATCGACGCTGCCTCCAGGGGCTCCGCCAGCGTGCGACTCGCCGGCGTTCACATGTCTTACGGGCGTCGCCCGGTGCTGCGCGGCGTCTCCTGCGATTTTCCCGCCGGGGCGATCACCGTGGTGCTCGGCGGCAGCGGCAGCGGCAAAAGCACCATCCTCAAGCTGATCGGCGGCCTGATCGCCGCGAGCGCGGGCAGCATCGAAGTCGCCGGGCAGAACATCGTCGGACTTCGCGAGTCGGACCTGTACGTCCTGCGCCGCCGCCTCGGAATGATGTTCCAGAACGGCGCGCTGCTCGACTCGATGTCCGTGTTCGACAACCTCGCGTTCCCGCTTCGCGAGCACGCCGGGATTGCCGAGAAGGACATTGCCGACCGGGTGCACCAGAGCCTGGCCGCGGTCGGTCTCGAGGACGTCGACGATCTTCTTCCGCGCGAGCTTTCGGGTGGGATGGTCAAGCGCGTCGCGCTGGCGCGCGCGCTCGTGCGACAGCCCGACATCCTGCTCGTCGACGAGCCGTTCTCGGGCCTGGACCCTCTTTCGACCAAGCTCATCGAAGCGCTGCTCGTGCGCATCAACCGCTCGGGGCACATGACCATGATCGTGGTATCGCACCACATCCCGTCGACCATCCGCATGGCCGACCGCATCGTGCTGCTGCTGCCGGATGCCGTGATCGAAGGTGCTCCGGGCGAGCTCCAGCACAGCGCCGACGCGCGCGTGCGCCGTTTCCTTACCGAGGAGACCGACGATTCGGACGCGGTGCTTGCCAGCGTCGCCGAGTTCGAACAGGGCGAACGCCGGCCCGAGCGGAGTCCCCACGCGTGACCGCAGCCGTCTCCCGACTCGGGCGCTCGGCCAACGGCGTCATCGACGAGCTGGGCCGCATTGCCGGCTTTGCCGCGAGCATCCTCCTCGTCACGCTGAAGCCGCCTCTTCGCTTCGGCGAGTTCTGGACCGAGCTGTTCAAGATCGGCGTCCTGTCGATCCTGATCATCTGCGTGTCAGGCGTGGCAGTCGGCATGGTGCTCAGCCTGCAGGGCTACACGACACTGGTGCGCTTCGGTGCCGAGAACTCGCTCGGCGCAGTCGTCGGGCTCAGCCTGATCCGCGAGCTCGGGCCGGTGCTCACGGCGCTGCTGGCCACCGGCCGGGCAGGCTCGTCGGTCACTGCCGAGATCGGTACAATGAAAGCCACCGAGCAGCTCGACGGGCTGCGCATGATGGCAATCAACCCCGTGGACTACGTCGTGCGGCCCAAGGCGTGGGCGATGGCGGTCGCGATGCCGCTCCTGTCGGCAATGTTCATCACGTCCGGCATTTTTGGTGGATGGTTCGTCGGGGTGAAGCTCATGGGCATCGACGGCGGCACCTACATGTCGAGCATGCAGAACGCCGTCGATTTCCGCGACGACGTTGCCGGAAGCCTGCTCAAGGCCGTAGTGTTCGGGGTGCTGGTCGCGCTGATCTCGACCTACCGGGGATACACGGCCCAGCCGACGTCGTCGGGCGTCAGCTCGGCGACCACCTCGACGGTGGTCATCGCATCGGTGAGCGTGCTGATCTTCGATTATATTCTGACCGCGCTATGGGGAGTGTGAACCAGTGAGCTCCAACGGCAGCACACGCGACTTCGTCACCGGACTTTTCGTCCTGGCAGGCTTCGTCGCCCTCGCCTATCTTTCCTTCACGGTAGGAGGCCTGCAGTACAAGGGCGAAGGCGGACTGCCGGTCTACGCGCTGTTCGACCAGATCGCAGGGCTCAAGCCGAAGTCGCCCGTGGAGATCGCGGGAGTGCGCGTAGGGCAGGTCAGCCGCATCTCGCTCGACGACCAGTTTCGCGCTCGCGTCGACCTCGACCTTGACAAGTCGCTGAAGATCCCGGTGGACAGCTCGGCAGCGATCGTGACGGCAGGCATCCTCGGAGACCGCTACATCCAGCTGACCCCGGGCGCCGAGGACGCCCTCCTCAAGCCGGGCGAACAGATCGCTTACACGGAAAATGCGCTGGTGCTCGAGCGACTGATCGGAAAGTTCCTCGTCAACATCGGCGGCGACAAATCGAAGGACTCGGCAGAATCCAAGCCGGCCGGCGACGACGCCGGCGGCCACGGAGCCAACCCATGATGTGGATGTCGAAACGGCATGCCGGAGCGCCGAAGCGACGGCTCAGCGCGGTTCTCACTCTTGTACTGATGGCGATTGCGTGCACCGGCGCACGCGCCGACGACTCCGCGCCGGACCCGCTGGTGAAGGTCAACCGCGGGATCTTCCGATTCAACGACGCGCTCGACCGCCACGTTCTGGAACCGGTCGCGCGGGGTTACGTCCGGGCGGTGCCGGACATCGCGCGGCGCGGGATCTCCAACTTCTTCTCGAACCTTTGGTTCCCCGTCACGTTCGTCAATTGCGTGCTCCAGGCCAAGCCACAGGCCGCAACGCAGAGCCTGGCGCGCTTCATCATCAACACGACGGCGGGCGTCGGGGGCTTCGGCGATCCGGCAACCCTGGTCAAGGTGCCCTCGCCCGACGAAGACTTCGGCCAGACGCTCGGCTACTGGGGCGTCCATCCCGGGCCGTTCCTGATGCTGCCGCTCCTCGGTCCCTCCGACGTGCGCGACACTTTTGGGCGCATCGCCGATTCGGTTACCCCCGTGTGGCCGTTCTTCGTGCCATGGTACGCCACCAGCTCGAGCAGCGGGCTCAACGTGGTCAACACCCGCGCGAAGTACATCGACAACGTGAAGGCGCTTCGCGAAAGCTCGGTCGACTATTACGCGGCAGTGCGGAATGCTTACCTGCAGCGCAGGCAGGCACTGGTCGAGGACCGCGTCGGCACCTCCGAGCAGAAGATGACGACGCAGAGCGAAGAGGACCTGTATTACCCCGCCGGCGGCACGGAGCAGAACGAAAAATGAAACGACTTGCCATGGCCATGGCCTTCGTTGCGACCATGAGCGCGGCGGGCGCCGCTGCGCCGGCCGCCGCCGCGACCGAATCTCCCGAGCAGTTCGTCGAACGCACCTCCAAGGACGTGCTCGCGATCCTGCGCGACCCCGCCCTCGCCCACGACGCGAAGATCGTCCGCCTCCAGAAGATGATGGACGAACGCAGCGACTTCGACACGATCTCCAAGCTCGTCCTTGCGTCCCACTACCGCCAGTTCAGCGACGGGCAGCGAATGGACTTCGTCGAGCTGCTGCACCGCTACCTGACGACGACGTACGGGCAGCAGATCGACAACTACGGCAACGAGACCGTCTCCGTGACCGGCGGCCGCGCCGAGGCGCGCGGCGACTACACGGTGCAGACCAGGATCAAGCGCAACAACGGGCAGGACCTGTCGGTCGAATACCGCCTGCGCAAGGTCGGCGAAGACTGGCGCCTGATCGACGTGATCGGCGAGGGCATCAGCCTCGTCTCCAACCTTCGAAGCCAGTTCGGCGAAATCCTGAACGACGGCGGCCCCGACAAGCTACTCAAGGTGCTTCGCGAGAAGAACGCCGCCGGCAAGCCGGCCGACCTGCCGGCTGCGAAGAAGAGCTAAGCGCCGAACCCCCCGACTGGTGCGACGACACCCTCCCCATCCGGGGGAGTCTCGCCGTCGCGATATGGAAGGGTTCACACAGATCGCGTCGATGTTTGTGCCAGTGCCTTCGCACACCACCGCACATCCCGCTGCGTATCTCCCAAAAACTTATGGCTGATGTTGGAATGGCTGCTACCAT is part of the Candidatus Binatia bacterium genome and harbors:
- the acs gene encoding acetate--CoA ligase, with amino-acid sequence MADNIESQLQESRVFAPPASFAATARVGSADEYTEMRRQAAADPEAYWSSIASELTWFQPWTKVLDWKPPFARWFDGATTNLSFNCLDRHLSGPHRTKTAILWEGEPGETRKLTYEELHREVCRFAGALRALGVQKGDRVGIYMPMVPELPVAMLACARIGATHSVVFGGFSADSLRDRCNDAKTKVIVTADGGYRRGSVLALKGIVDEAAAQCPSVEHVVVLKRAGNAIEWKPGRDVWWHDVVETATPADAEPVEAEHPLFILYTSGTTGKPKGVVHTTGGYMVQAFHTTRMVFDLKDDDVYWCTADCGWVTGHTYLVYGPLLNGATAVMYEGVPNFPAPDRFWSIIEKHRITILYTAPTAIRSFMRWGDEHPKKHDLSSLRLLGSVGEPINPEAWMWYRETIGGDRCPIVDTWWQTETGGIMVSPLPGAVATKPGSCTIPLPGIDIDIVDADGRSCDANQGGFLVIRQPWPGMLRTVYGDPDRYVQNYWSRFGNMYFAGDGARRDEDGYLWVMGRIDDVMNVSGHRIGTMEVESALVGHPTVTEAAVVGRPDELKGEAIAAFVTLGPGQKASKELEAELKAWVGKEIGSFAKPDDIRFTDSLPKTRSGKIMRRLLRDIAAGRESSGDTTTLEDYTVLARLRESEE
- a CDS encoding ATP-binding cassette domain-containing protein, which codes for MGIQVHDEGRTRAAAAVAGIGAAAIDAASRGSASVRLAGVHMSYGRRPVLRGVSCDFPAGAITVVLGGSGSGKSTILKLIGGLIAASAGSIEVAGQNIVGLRESDLYVLRRRLGMMFQNGALLDSMSVFDNLAFPLREHAGIAEKDIADRVHQSLAAVGLEDVDDLLPRELSGGMVKRVALARALVRQPDILLVDEPFSGLDPLSTKLIEALLVRINRSGHMTMIVVSHHIPSTIRMADRIVLLLPDAVIEGAPGELQHSADARVRRFLTEETDDSDAVLASVAEFEQGERRPERSPHA
- the mlaE gene encoding lipid asymmetry maintenance ABC transporter permease subunit MlaE, with amino-acid sequence MTAAVSRLGRSANGVIDELGRIAGFAASILLVTLKPPLRFGEFWTELFKIGVLSILIICVSGVAVGMVLSLQGYTTLVRFGAENSLGAVVGLSLIRELGPVLTALLATGRAGSSVTAEIGTMKATEQLDGLRMMAINPVDYVVRPKAWAMAVAMPLLSAMFITSGIFGGWFVGVKLMGIDGGTYMSSMQNAVDFRDDVAGSLLKAVVFGVLVALISTYRGYTAQPTSSGVSSATTSTVVIASVSVLIFDYILTALWGV
- the mlaD gene encoding outer membrane lipid asymmetry maintenance protein MlaD, producing MSSNGSTRDFVTGLFVLAGFVALAYLSFTVGGLQYKGEGGLPVYALFDQIAGLKPKSPVEIAGVRVGQVSRISLDDQFRARVDLDLDKSLKIPVDSSAAIVTAGILGDRYIQLTPGAEDALLKPGEQIAYTENALVLERLIGKFLVNIGGDKSKDSAESKPAGDDAGGHGANP
- a CDS encoding VacJ family lipoprotein, which encodes MMWMSKRHAGAPKRRLSAVLTLVLMAIACTGARADDSAPDPLVKVNRGIFRFNDALDRHVLEPVARGYVRAVPDIARRGISNFFSNLWFPVTFVNCVLQAKPQAATQSLARFIINTTAGVGGFGDPATLVKVPSPDEDFGQTLGYWGVHPGPFLMLPLLGPSDVRDTFGRIADSVTPVWPFFVPWYATSSSSGLNVVNTRAKYIDNVKALRESSVDYYAAVRNAYLQRRQALVEDRVGTSEQKMTTQSEEDLYYPAGGTEQNEK
- a CDS encoding ABC transporter substrate-binding protein, which translates into the protein MKRLAMAMAFVATMSAAGAAAPAAAATESPEQFVERTSKDVLAILRDPALAHDAKIVRLQKMMDERSDFDTISKLVLASHYRQFSDGQRMDFVELLHRYLTTTYGQQIDNYGNETVSVTGGRAEARGDYTVQTRIKRNNGQDLSVEYRLRKVGEDWRLIDVIGEGISLVSNLRSQFGEILNDGGPDKLLKVLREKNAAGKPADLPAAKKS